From a region of the Zingiber officinale cultivar Zhangliang chromosome 4B, Zo_v1.1, whole genome shotgun sequence genome:
- the LOC121976537 gene encoding uncharacterized protein LOC121976537 isoform X2 — MRKGQKLSEEVKARSRHQSLLWDYGDLVEETEAKRKKLQIANQKKLKLLAEVKFLQRRYKSLSQNPSGTKQLRLKKKSQSQSLIGQPSNANAYPQLPAKDQRSKLRDADTPCTSALIDLNQIGEDTEEYPSSFSVEPMKSDKLRKSLVEDNSVANDLNLSICRDVVHESSNKVAKRKITWQDQLALRV, encoded by the exons ATGAGGAAAGGCCAGAAGTTGAGCGAGGAGGTCAAGGCAAGGAGCAGGCATCAGAGTCTCTTGTGGGATTATGGAGATCTGGTCGAG GAAACTGAAGCAAAGAGGAAGAAACTGCAGATAGCTAATCAGAAGAAGCTTAAACTTCTTGCTGAAGTGAA ATTCTTGCAAAGACGGTACAAAAGCCTATCCCAGAATCCATCTGGAACTAAACAATTGAGGCTGAAAAAGAAATCACAGAGTCAGTCCTTGATCGGCCAACCTTCAAATGCAAATGCATATCCTCAACTCCCTGCTAAAGACCAAAGATCAAAACTGAGAGATGCTGATACTCCATGCACTTCTGCCCTGATAGACCTGAATCAG ATTGGTGAGGATACAGAGGAGTATCCGTCCAGCTTCAGCGTCGAGCCTATGAAGTCTGATAAGTTGAGGAAGAGTTTAGTGGAAGACAATTCTGTGGCTAATGATCTCAACCTTTCGATTTGTCGTGATGTTGTACATGAATCATCAAACAAGGTGGCAAAGAGAAAGATTACATGGCAGGATCAGTTAGCTTTGAGGGTGTAG
- the LOC121976536 gene encoding ESCRT-related protein CHMP1-like, with protein MGNTEKLMNQIFELKFTSKSLQRQARKCEKEEKSEKLKVKKAIEKGNMDGARVYAENAIRKRTEQMNYLRLASRLDAVVARLDTQAKMQAIGKSMGSIVKSLESALASENLQKMSETMDQFERQFVNMEVQAEFMEGAMAGSTSLSTPESEVNSLMQQVADDYGLEVSVGLPQAASHVIPPAKEKESVDEDDLSRRLAELKARG; from the coding sequence ATGGGGAACACGGAGAAGCTGATGAACCAGATCTTTGAGCTCAAGTTCACCTCTAAGAGCCTGCAGCGGCAGGCGCGCAAGTGCGAGAAGGAGGAGAAGTCGGAGAAGCTCAAGGTGAAGAAGGCGATCGAGAAGGGCAACATGGACGGCGCCCGGGTCTACGCCGAGAATGCCATCCGCAAGCGCACGGAGCAGATGAATTACCTCCGTCTCGCGTCCCGTCTCGACGCTGTAGTCGCGCGACTCGATACACAGGCCAAGATGCAGGCCATCGGAAAGTCCATGGGATCTATCGTGAAGTCGCTCGAGTCCGCCCTCGCCTCTGAGAACCTACAGAAGATGTCCGAGACCATGGACCAGTTCGAGCGGCAGTTTGTCAACATGGAGGTTCAGGCCGAGTTCATGGAGGGCGCTATGGCAGGGTCCACTAGTCTCTCCACTCCTGAGTCCGAGGTTAACAGCCTCATGCAGCAGGTCGCCGATGACTACGGTCTCGAAGTTTCCGTAGGCCTCCCTCAAGCTGCGTCGCATGTCATTCCTCCTGCCAAGGAGAAGGAGTCGGTGGACGAGGATGATCTTTCGAGGCGCTTGGCAGAGCTGAAGGCGAGGGGCTAG
- the LOC121976537 gene encoding uncharacterized protein LOC121976537 isoform X1 has translation MRKGQKLSEEVKARSRHQSLLWDYGDLVEETEAKRKKLQIANQKKLKLLAEVKFLQRRYKSLSQNPSGTKQLRLKKKSQSQSLIGQPSNANAYPQLPAKDQRSKLRDADTPCTSALIDLNQVLLPIGEDTEEYPSSFSVEPMKSDKLRKSLVEDNSVANDLNLSICRDVVHESSNKVAKRKITWQDQLALRV, from the exons ATGAGGAAAGGCCAGAAGTTGAGCGAGGAGGTCAAGGCAAGGAGCAGGCATCAGAGTCTCTTGTGGGATTATGGAGATCTGGTCGAG GAAACTGAAGCAAAGAGGAAGAAACTGCAGATAGCTAATCAGAAGAAGCTTAAACTTCTTGCTGAAGTGAA ATTCTTGCAAAGACGGTACAAAAGCCTATCCCAGAATCCATCTGGAACTAAACAATTGAGGCTGAAAAAGAAATCACAGAGTCAGTCCTTGATCGGCCAACCTTCAAATGCAAATGCATATCCTCAACTCCCTGCTAAAGACCAAAGATCAAAACTGAGAGATGCTGATACTCCATGCACTTCTGCCCTGATAGACCTGAATCAGGTCTTGTTGCCA ATTGGTGAGGATACAGAGGAGTATCCGTCCAGCTTCAGCGTCGAGCCTATGAAGTCTGATAAGTTGAGGAAGAGTTTAGTGGAAGACAATTCTGTGGCTAATGATCTCAACCTTTCGATTTGTCGTGATGTTGTACATGAATCATCAAACAAGGTGGCAAAGAGAAAGATTACATGGCAGGATCAGTTAGCTTTGAGGGTGTAG